atatttattagcaatttgaaaaacaaaaacagaatgaaacatCTTAAAACAGGTTGAAGCAGAGCCTGGGTTAGAATGCAATATGGAATCTTACACCGTGTTTTTGCGTTTTACGTTCTGACACATCATtgtaataaaaatcatttattttccgGCTCCCCTAAGCTTGATTCATTCAGAGCTTCCAGCTGCAGCCACAGGCCTCCCTCGGCGCGCAGGACGAGTTGGGGGAGACGCCGCACCTTCCCAGAGCCGCTCCCTGCTTCAGGGTCAACGCCCGGGGTCAAACGAAACCTCAGCAGGGTCAGCGCTACGACAACTCGAAGCTCAGCCATGGCAAATTTCTGTCCGATGCAGTTCCTGTGAGCAGAGACGGATTAAATTCACCACTGATACATTCCGATACTTAAATTCTTGTTTCCTTCAGGAGAAAACTGAACCTGGGACCGGAGGAGAACGGGATGAAGTCATGAGAGGAGCGACTCTGTGCGCTGGTCGGCTCAAAGCGAAGAGGATCGAACTCCTTTAAAGCacattaaaatgtgtcaaatttaaaactattttgaagggatatttatttaaattttcttacaTGTGGGTTTGTCCAGACTTCGGGGTTGTGGTGTGTCCCGTAAAGACTGACCAAACAGATTACACCTTAgggaaaaacagatttcacttCCCAGTTAGGACTggcacaaaataaatgtataacaaGGAGGATGCTTCTGATACCgcctaaagtaaaataaagtaagtaaaagtaaagtaaaatccTGTATCTATCGTAAAAACTCCCAGAAGGCCAAGCTTCTCACCCTGTGGTACGGTGAGGTCTCCTGGCAACGCCACATCCTGGGTGTACTTCCTGGTTACAGCCTGGACAGGCGAGTGCAGCCTGAGGCTCTCCTTGATGCACATGGTAGTGAAAGGAAGGTTGGACAGGTCCTCCCTTTGAATTAAAAAGTGTGTCAGTGTAACAAACAATTACagccttggaaaagtattttttaccttttgaaatttttcacatttcgtTACTTTACACCCATgaatttcagggtttttttgtttactacACCTGCAAATCTTTGGATTTGCACATCTAGTGACTAAAATAACTCAGACACAGTCAGGTTGGCTATAAGGCAAGTCAATTTtcaagtctgaactttgactaggccattctactgcacaaatatgtttttgtgtcatcaCATTGTTGTCCTGCAGGAATGTGACTCTTGGGTCAGTTATCGGACAAAtcgttaaaaaaaatctttacttttCCACagcggagtgtgtgtgtgtgtgtgtgtgcgcgcgcatCTTCTAACCACTGTATTTCATGTCCATCTCGTCCCTGCATCAGCTCCATCACTTCCTGCCTGCATTTCTCCTGATAGTGGGGATGGCGAGCTAAATTGTACAACATCCAGCAAATTGCGCTCGCAGTCGTATCATGTCCTGTGAGAAAAGTGagactgatttctgtttttatttatcacaaGTCATATCTTCATTGCATGTTTTCCTAATATCATGCAGACTTATGCTCCAACTGGCTGTaaggtatttgtttttttttctgcttctgttttcagcATTCTCTGTTTCTCAGCATTTAAGTATAATTTGAtccaaaatacttttaaaataagatcAGAGGTAAACGTAGAGACACAAGTGGTAGAATGTTTATCATCTCTATGGATAAGATACTTTAAATTGATCAGTTTAGTCTGTTTCGAGCTGTATAGTTGCAGTTCACATTTGTGGCTCCAGAGGGAGGTGTTTAGAAAAAACACCGTCTCACCTGCAAACATGAAAGTGTTGGCTTCCGCCTGAATTTCCTCATCTGTGAGTCCTTGTCCGTCTTCATCCTGTGttaatagaaattattttcatttttttggagtttaatttatcatatttcattttatagtCCGTTCTGTGTTCACTTTTGACAGCAGAATGAGGTCCACgaaatctttctttctctgttgcGCTGTGGTCATGCTGGTTAGTGTCTCCGTCTCCCTCTGCTGGTCAATGAGAGCACGGCGCTTCTGCACAACATCCCTGGTGAACCTGCAAGGTAAGCATGCGGTTACAAAATACACTATATATTACAATATttatatagaaaatatataaataagtttatttgtaaagcttTGTGGAAATACACTGTGACGGAATTGTATAAATAATATCTCCAGCTTTTATAATCAGATAGAAAAGTACATTTAAGCTGTCATCTGgtttaattttcagaatttcCTCCTACCTACTAGATGTTAAACTCGGCTGCATGAATGACATTCTACCTGTGTACCACACTTAATGCTCGCTTGAATCTTTTTCCTTGCTCCGTTTTCCAGTAGATCCAGTCCCAGTGGTGCAAAATGCGAAGGCGGCGATCTATCACCAGGTCACTGAGCTCCACGATGGCGGACACATATTCACTGGTGgacctaaaaacaaacatgtgctTCTTCAAAGCAGAAATCCAGAACAGAGACAAGACATTTTGGGTGAAATAGTAAAGTCCTCACTCCTGACAGTTGCTCTGGTAGCTGAAGGCGCATTTTAATAAGCTGTCCAGGGTCATGAGAGTTACATGGCCAAACATCTCTATGTTGGTTGTTCCTCCTGCCAGCAGGCGGTGCCATTTATTCTGGACAGTAAATGAGAAGACATGGAAAAGCTGCTCTGAGTGCAttatattttcaacaaatgcCTTTTTTAACCTGTATACTCCAggtaatgattaattgattactaaattatttgacGATTAATCCGATAAATTTGATCAGTCGTTTCACCCCTAATATAAAGTTTTGTCTAAACGTTTTTTCTTAAACTCTCCCATTGCATTAATCTCTCACCCAGAGTCCATAACTCTT
The genomic region above belongs to Xiphophorus maculatus strain JP 163 A chromosome 24, X_maculatus-5.0-male, whole genome shotgun sequence and contains:
- the LOC102221417 gene encoding docosahexaenoic acid omega-hydroxylase CYP4F3-like, with product MAVLHRLLSQLFSWSGISFLLQLMGTALLAVVGVWTARLLVRHAWYTHRLSCFNKPRTHSWLIGHLGQMQSTEEGLQQVDELVQTYKHSCSWFFGPFYHLVRVFHPDYVKPLLMAPANVTMKDEFVYGHLRPWLGRSLLISNGEEWSRKRRLLTPAFHFDILKNYILTFNSSTNTMHNKWHRLLAGGTTNIEMFGHVTLMTLDSLLKCAFSYQSNCQESTSEYVSAIVELSDLVIDRRLRILHHWDWIYWKTEQGKRFKRALSVVHRFTRDVVQKRRALIDQQRETETLTSMTTAQQRKKDFVDLILLSKDEDGQGLTDEEIQAEANTFMFAGHDTTASAICWMLYNLARHPHYQEKCRQEVMELMQGRDGHEIQWEDLSNLPFTTMCIKESLRLHSPVQAVTRKYTQDVALPGDLTVPQGVICLVSLYGTHHNPEVWTNPHEFDPLRFEPTSAQSRSSHDFIPFSSGPRNCIGQKFAMAELRVVVALTLLRFRLTPGVDPEAGSGSGKVRRLPQLVLRAEGGLWLQLEALNESSLGEPENK